In the genome of Thermoplasmataceae archaeon, one region contains:
- a CDS encoding ABC transporter ATP-binding protein, with amino-acid sequence MEINAVNLTKTFGVERGVTSLNFKFDKPGLVGYLGPNGAGKTTTLKLFSNLLFPTSGEALVNGINVREKPAEALSNISTLVESPEPYPHQTASEFLHFVGKIRGMSYSDTEARIKELSDQLHLESLTKRTGKMSKGNKQRVMLAATFLPDSDLLLLDEPTGGLDPAEAKDVRNVLKEMKKEKLILMSSHLLYEVTDVADDIIFINGGKILLIDTVENVSVKFGGKNGTEGLEETYIKLIREGTL; translated from the coding sequence ATGGAAATAAATGCAGTCAATCTCACCAAGACCTTTGGAGTTGAGCGTGGTGTAACCAGTCTTAATTTCAAGTTCGACAAACCTGGTTTGGTTGGCTATCTCGGCCCAAACGGGGCGGGAAAAACGACCACACTGAAGCTCTTCAGCAATCTCCTTTTCCCAACTTCGGGCGAGGCGCTCGTAAACGGCATAAATGTGAGGGAAAAACCGGCAGAAGCCCTTTCCAATATATCTACACTGGTTGAGTCACCCGAGCCTTATCCGCATCAGACCGCTTCTGAATTCCTTCACTTTGTGGGGAAGATCAGGGGCATGAGTTATAGTGATACAGAGGCCAGGATAAAGGAACTCTCGGATCAGTTGCACCTTGAATCGCTTACAAAGAGGACCGGAAAGATGTCCAAGGGAAATAAGCAAAGGGTAATGCTGGCTGCAACATTCTTGCCTGATTCTGATTTATTACTGCTTGATGAGCCCACAGGGGGCCTGGATCCTGCAGAGGCAAAAGACGTAAGAAATGTCCTGAAGGAGATGAAGAAGGAGAAACTCATCCTAATGAGTTCTCACCTACTTTACGAGGTCACAGATGTTGCAGATGATATAATATTCATCAATGGTGGGAAGATTCTCCTGATCGATACTGTTGAGAACGTATCAGTTAAATTCGGAGGAAAGAACGGAACAGAAGGCCTGGAAGAAACCTATATAAAGCTGATCAGGGAGGGGACTCTATGA